ACTCGTATGTTCATGTGCGCACTGTGTCAAAATACCATTGCAGATGCATCCAACTTCGATGTCAATCAGTTTTTTTGAACTAATTATTTATCTCCTTCTGAATATGTACAAAGAATGCAAATGGAACAGGGGGGAAACGCGATAGTACAGAACTGTGCATGAATTCCAGTCAATGTCGTAGCCCATGACATTTGTCTCAACATTTGAGCTTATGATGACATCATAATATACAGCGTGATAAAGAAAACTATTTGGCGGGGATAgcaaacacagaaaaaaacagaaaacaaacaaaaaatgatccGTGGGGGGTAGAAAGTTACAATTAAGAACAATTTtgcaaacaaatgaaacaaatgaatttatcCAACATTAGGAAATTCTTGTTGTCTTAAAACAAATAACTTTGCCGATTCGGGAAGCATTGTAGATCAGGTAATGTACTTtgcgttcaaaaaaaaatttatattttttttttgtgtttcagtttttttttttatgcaaGGGCACAACATTTTTACAGACACTAGCAATCATGAATATTTCAACCCATCCAAACCATGAGAAAACGATTGACATTTGAATTCCCGTTGGCTGTATTTAGCTTACTTTTGAATATAAactcaaattttaaatttaaatttatctcGATCTTGCTAGTTGGTTCATTTTCCTGAGACATGGCGATCGATAAAGTGTTATCCgacaaggaaaacaaatcTGAACATAGATAGAGGCAAACTGTAACTTAGCAATAAACAGTGTGAACAATTGAGTCTGGATAATAATCTTCTGAAaacgatcgttttttttaaggaaatgtTAGACTTTCGAATTTTCGATGCGAACCTGACTCAAAAATCATTGTAATGTTAATCTGCCTAAATAACCGCACAAGTTGTAAATACAAAAGAGACAATATACTCACGCAGAGCATAGCCTAGTCCGCACCCCCCcccttcataaaaaaaaaaaattagaattaaacataaaacaaaatccTGATTCGCCAACGCTATAGTGAAACATCATAGACTAAGCGCCAAATTTCCCTACACCTGTCTCTGTTTTTGTAAAAACCCCAAGATGTACGTATTAGGAACAGATGAACGTATTGTGGAAATTTTACATTTGTCGCTTGCAGCGAAGCAGCGCGTCGATTTGAACAATACATACGGATGCCTGTTGTATTCGTCAAGATATATAGTGGCTGGCAATGTAAATCTAAGCTCCACAAAATAGATGTATAGCCTACAATATAAACCGCGCACGTTTAAAAATACAACCGCGCCTTTCAAATTCGAATCAAGTCACAAACGATGGGTCAgacttactaaaaaaaaaaatttcccctaaaatatttttgttatacttgtggttttttttttttaaatgtgtgtgtgtgtgtgtatcttacATAATGATATATATGACATACAACATATTTGGTTCGCCTTGCCCTTTCAAGTTTCCCACAACCGTTTTCCTCACtataaaattgaatgaataaaattattaaccCATTTAAAGATGCATCGACCACCAATCGCATGAGAGAGCAATTTAATTTCTGAAGCtattaacaaatgaaaaattgtagGTGTTGTTGTGCCGGGGCATTAACCGTTGAATCTGCATTTAAAGACCCGGGCAAAAATAGCGAACTTGGCTATTAGAGCATGTCCGTCGGTATAACAGATCAAAAATTACACACGGTAACAATAGTacgccattaaaaaaaaccaaaaaaaaaaccatacaAATCGGAACATGGCTGTGAGAAAGTGCAAGTTGAAATCGGTTCTATCGGCGGTTTCAATAGTTTTGACGGCAAATCAATTCAGCTGGTCGTTATCTTTTGATAAATTTTGAGCTGCTCATATCACGAGGATAGTACGCTCTGCTTAAAAGTCCTCctgaaagaaatgaagaaaaataaaaagttaatttCGAAAAATTGAATCGGGAAAAATTAAGCGTCATTTCTACTTGTAAATCTTAATTCATCCTTTCGCAAAAACAATGATCTCattgatgaacaaaaagtatgTTAATGAAATTACTGCAATGTACTACAGATCCAAATTTTGCTTATTTCAATTGGGCTACAATTCTAAAGCTCGAACGTCAAATATTTAGACTCGTACACAAGCGGGAAAAATAATCACGTTGGAAACTGTAATAATGGAGTTTGAGGAAAAAGCGGGAAATAGCGTTGGAACTTTGAGTAATCAAAAAAGCGACACTCGATTTGAACTATAGTTGGTGCTTACCTTTGTTAGTGTGGTTTCGACAAGCGGAGTAGCGGGTAGGAGAGTGCGACCAAGCGTGATGTGTTAGTTGtttgatacattttttttttaaatttaaatcacgaaaaatcaaatcacatgtagtaaaaataaaacaaaaaacaaaagggccTTGGttcttattatttcttatATCTTTTCACTCTTTGGCCCACGGTTGGTAATTTGTGTGTCTAAATTGCGTAGGTGTTAATGGAGGAGAAGTGATGCGATTATACGgttctttttctgtgtgtgtttgtgtttttgttttatcgtaCCCAGGATCTCCCAGGCGCCAGAGCTGCCAAAGAGCACAGTGGCGGAGGCTGTGAGGAGACAACTGAGGATGACAGTGTGCCACCGGGAGCCGGAACAGAACTCGAAGACGTACCAAAGTGGCCTAAATTGTTGAAATCGCCACTGTTGACGGCCGGCTGcgattggtggtggtggctcaGGTGGTGCTGCTGcaggtagtggtggtggtggtgttgttgctgctgctgcaagccCAGCtggtactgctgctgctgctgctgctgctgttgcatgAGCTGCTGGTGCTGGCTGAAATTAAAGTCGAGAGAGCCGTCCATGCTGAGCTCGTGCTTGATGACTTCGTCGACGTTGCAATCCTCGAATCCGCCCTGCAGCGAGTCCAGGTTCAAGTCCAGGTCGTTGGGCATCAAGCCGGACACGACGCCGTTGTTGTTGAGGACGCCCATCAGGTGGCTCATGACTTGCGACGGAGTCGGCGTCGACTCCGACTCGTGCTGGCGGATGTGCTCCGGCGGACTGGGGCTGTGACTGGAACTGCCGTTGCCCTGGGCCAGGGCGGCCCGCAGCAAACCGGAGCCACTCCCGAGGGCGTTGCAATTGTTGGCCGCCGCCAAGTTCACCAAACCCGACTGCGACGAGGTGCAGAAGCGGCCCAAAACGGGCAGGCCGCCCGAGCCGCCGTACCCGACGTTGCTCACAAGTCCACCACCACTACTGTTGCAActgttgtgctgctgctgatccAGCAACAGCGGAGGTGAAAGTGAATGTAGATTGTGGGACGGAGACAGGCCCTGCATCGAATTGAAACATAAatcattgaaattaaaaatttaatttgggggtttttttttaaaagaaaagtgactGTATGTCGTACCTGCAGGGTGGCCATGGAATAAGGTGGCGGAGCATTTGGCGCATCGTTGATGATTTTGGGTGACCGCCCCAGCCCGGAAGACACTGTCCTCACCGACGAAGtcgacgacgatgaagatgACGAACCGCCCAGCGAGTGGTAATCTTGTTGGGCCGTCTGACTCGAGTAAGGTGACGCGTAACTAGGCGGATGGCAGAGACCGTAgccgttgctgttgctgttgtttcctgatgacgacgacggcgactgctgctgctgctgctgctgtcgtttGTGCTGGACATTGGCCGGCCCGTTGGATGCCGATGACTTGCCAGAGGTGGACGAAGGAGCCAGGAATCCGTTTTCGCGGATTTTCATACTTTCGGCGATGTTGTCGACCAGCTGATCCGGGTCGTAGAATCGGTCGCTGGTGttgccgccaccaccgccgccattGCCCGGCTGGCCGTAAATGTCGGACGAAGACGGATAGTCCTGCGGACTCCACGGGCTGTCCTGCACTTCGGATTCCGGCACGGCGGGAATAGGCGAGAGGCGGCCAATCGAACTGGCGTTGGACGAAGCTCTGGGCCGGAAATCACCCGGGCTGAGCTGCTGCAGCTGATAGTGCGGATGACCTCCGTGCGAGAGGGACAGCGGGTGGTGAAGATGCGGCGACTCGGGGAACATGTCCAGTCCCTCCGAAACGGACGAACTGGGCGACGGCGTCGTCATCAAACCCGCTCTTAAAGCTTCAacctttaaaatatttaaaatttttagaatttgaattcattttggcGCGTTTTTAGTCAAATTTCATCATCTTCAATTATtggttttattattcaaatttgtttttttaagtggattttaaatttcatcgaCGACACAGACGACGGCAAGTGCGCGACTCCCGCGCAGTGAGCTATGACGTCACTTCCGGAATTCGAATGCAAATGCGCAAATAGGGCGGTGGGGGGCGGCGCGCAGTTTAACGTCTGCTTGCACTTCAAATAAGATGATGCCCGTTCCGATCATGCTCCAATAAATGGAGGCAAGGACAAGCTGACCCGTCACATAGTCATCAGCATAACGAGCCACGACGTGCGCTATACATCAGACTGCGTTCCTCATCACCAGCAATGAATATTCATTAAAGtaccggggggggggggggggaatcgggaacaaattttaaatttaaattaaaaaaaaagacgacgacATTTGTGTTGATTGACGTCTCTAAAAAAACCGGAAAACCCTACCACCTCGATAAGTACGTGGCGGCGACACTTATTTATTATGACTTGACTGTGGCCTCACTTTGCATAGAGTAATGACGTTTAAGATTATCTTGTACACAAAAATTAGGAATTTGGAGATCCAtagttttaaaatgtaataaaataaaataaaataaaaatgtccgcCGGAAATTGGACGAtatagaaaattcaaaataaataaattgacgTTCGGGAGATTGTGGACTGGTGCATTTGGGTGCAGTGACCTCTCTCTGGGGATCCAACATTTTTAGATTGTATATAGCTCAAGAATCCCAGAtcgtttttagttttgtttcgGTTCAGAGTCCAGCGACGATTTCTTTACGCAGTCGTTCGacataaaatcaaaaacccTTACTAAAACATATTTCTAGAGATGATTGTAGTAGCTTGTGTTATATAGTCTTTGCTTGTTCAGCATCGCACGAGCTGCTGTAACACCAAGGATTTTGaactgaaaaaattcatgacaTAATATCGGGATTGAattcttttgacttttcaTTGATACTGCAGAGGAATTCGGGAATA
The sequence above is drawn from the Daphnia pulicaria isolate SC F1-1A chromosome 1, SC_F0-13Bv2, whole genome shotgun sequence genome and encodes:
- the LOC124345413 gene encoding forkhead box protein O-like isoform X1, coding for MAHAHLDLDLDSNFEPQQRARSNTWPLPRPENYVEIKEEPCDVDSLCGGHGGGGGMGGLVGGSMGLNMGSPMDSIKLLDGSCGSAAGSAAAAAAAAAKKNSSRRNAWGNMSYADLITQAIQSSSEKRLTLSQIYDWMVQNVPYFKDKGDSNSSAGWKNSIRHNLSLHNRFMRVQNEGTGKSSWWMINPDAKPGKSARRRATSMETSKYEKKRGRVKKKVEALRAGLMTTPSPSSSVSEGLDMFPESPHLHHPLSLSHGGHPHYQLQQLSPGDFRPRASSNASSIGRLSPIPAVPESEVQDSPWSPQDYPSSSDIYGQPGNGGGGGGNTSDRFYDPDQLVDNIAESMKIRENGFLAPSSTSGKSSASNGPANVQHKRQQQQQQQSPSSSSGNNSNSNGYGLCHPPSYASPYSSQTAQQDYHSLGGSSSSSSSTSSVRTVSSGLGRSPKIINDAPNAPPPYSMATLQGLSPSHNLHSLSPPLLLDQQQHNSCNSSGGGLVSNVGYGGSGGLPVLGRFCTSSQSGLVNLAAANNCNALGSGSGLLRAALAQGNGSSSHSPSPPEHIRQHESESTPTPSQVMSHLMGVLNNNGVVSGLMPNDLDLNLDSLQGGFEDCNVDEVIKHELSMDGSLDFNFSQHQQLMQQQQQQQQQYQLGLQQQQQHHHHHYLQQHHLSHHHQSQPAVNSGDFNNLGHFGTSSSSVPAPGGTLSSSVVSSQPPPLCSLAALAPGRSWEDF
- the LOC124345413 gene encoding forkhead box protein O-like isoform X3; its protein translation is MAHAHLDLDLDSNFEPQQRARSNTWPLPRPENYVEIKEEPCDVDSLCGGHGGGGGMGGLVGGSMGLNMGSPMDSIKLLDGSCGSAAGSAAAAAAAAAKKNSSRRNAWGNMSYADLITQAIQSSSEKRLTLSQIYDWMVQNVPYFKDKGDSNSSAGWKNSIRHNLSLHNRFMRVQNEGTGKSSWWMINPDAKPGKSARRRATSMETSKYEKKRGRVKKKVEALRAGLMTTPSPSSSVSEGLDMFPESPHLHHPLSLSHGGHPHYQLQQLSPGDFRPRASSNASSIGRLSPIPAVPESEVQDSPWSPQDYPSSSDIYGQPGNGGGGGGNTSDRFYDPDQLVDNIAESMKIRENGFLAPSSTSGKSSASNGPANVQHKRQQQQQQQSPSSSSGNNSNSNGYGLCHPPSYASPYSSQTAQQDYHSLGGSSSSSSSTSSVRTVSSGLGRSPKIINDAPNAPPPYSMATLQGLSPSHNLHSLSPPLLLDQQQHNSCNSSGGGLVSNVGYGGSGGLPVLGRFCTSSQSGLVNLAAANNCNALGSGSGLLRAALAQGNGSSSHSPSPPEHIRQHESESTPTPSQVMSHLMGVLNNNGVVSGLMPNDLDLNLDSLQGGFEDCNVDEVIKHELSMDGSLDFNFSQHQQLMQQQQQQQQQYQLGLQQQQQHHHHHYLQQHHLSHHHQSQPAVNSGDFNNLGHFGGLLSRAYYPRDMSSSKFIKR
- the LOC124345413 gene encoding forkhead box protein O-like isoform X2, yielding MAHAHLDLDLDSNFEPQQRARSNTWPLPRPENYVEIKEEPCDVDSLCGGHGGGGGMGGLVGGSMGLNMGSPMDSIKLLDGSCGSAAGSAAAAAAAAAKKNSSRRNAWGNMSYADLITQAIQSSSEKRLTLSQIYDWMVQNVPYFKDKGDSNSSAGWKNSIRHNLSLHNRFMRVQNEGTGKSSWWMINPDAKPGKSARRRATSMETSKYEKKRGRVKKKVEALRAGLMTTPSPSSSVSEGLDMFPESPHLHHPLSLSHGGHPHYQLQQLSPGDFRPRASSNASSIGRLSPIPAVPESEVQDSPWSPQDYPSSSDIYGQPGNGGGGGGNTSDRFYDPDQLVDNIAESMKIRENGFLAPSSTSGKSSASNGPANVQHKRQQQQQQQSPSSSSGNNSNSNGYGLCHPPSYASPYSSQTAQQDYHSLGGSSSSSSSTSSVRTVSSGLGRSPKIINDAPNAPPPYSMATLQGLSPSHNLHSLSPPLLLDQQQHNSCNSSGGGLVSNVGYGGSGGLPVLGRFCTSSQSGLVNLAAANNCNALGSGSGLLRAALAQGNGSSSHSPSPPEHIRQHESESTPTPSQVMSHLMGVLNNNGVVSGLMPNDLDLNLDSLQGGFEDCNVDEVIKHELSMDGSLDFNFSQHQQLMQQQQQQQQQYQLGLQQQQQHHHHHYLQQHHLSHHHQSQPAVNSGDFNNLGHFGTSSSSVPAPGGTLSSSVVSSQPPPLCSLAALAPGRSWVR